From one Pontibacillus sp. HMF3514 genomic stretch:
- a CDS encoding small acid-soluble spore protein P, producing the protein MSGKPKGPKQQERPNLPKSPQQGYGEKLSGSHKVKNRNHSRQKKHSSHDL; encoded by the coding sequence ATGTCCGGAAAACCAAAAGGACCAAAACAGCAAGAGCGCCCTAACCTTCCTAAAAGCCCTCAACAAGGATATGGAGAAAAATTGAGTGGATCGCATAAAGTGAAAAATCGTAACCATTCACGCCAAAAGAAACACTCTTCACACGATTTGTAA
- the selA gene encoding L-seryl-tRNA(Sec) selenium transferase: protein MQKFLRNIPPIHELQNHIKVRQIQEKFYVNNNQLTSFLQQETNALRNDILTGHWKPEHENGIEEEILSRVYRTIQQWNTPNLKRVINATGTILHTNLGRARLSEEAVKRVVEVASHYSNLEYNLEQGTRGSRHDIVEDLIMELTGAEAAMVVNNNAAAVYMILTAFAKNQNVVVSRGELVEIGGSFRVSSIMEESGAGLVEVGTTNKTHLFDYENAIDEETAMLMKVHTSNFKILGFTQSVDRESLVQLAQENEKLYYEDLGSGALHAFHEEGIGEEPVVRKILNEGAHLVSFSGDKLLGGPQAGIIAGKKSYIDRLKKHQLARVLRVDKMTLAALEGTFKQYAKREENQIPVIRDLRKSQGDIQEQARQFIERVGELEHFKLSVIDSEAQVGGGTMPEVLIPSAGVALTEKSVSAEKIEQKLRKHEPSVITRYYNEQLFIDFRTLTEEEQSELVYIVKSIDQQLQIV, encoded by the coding sequence ATGCAAAAGTTTTTAAGAAATATCCCACCAATACATGAGTTGCAAAATCATATAAAAGTAAGACAAATACAAGAAAAATTTTACGTAAATAACAATCAACTAACATCCTTTTTACAACAAGAAACAAACGCTCTTCGAAATGATATTTTAACTGGCCATTGGAAGCCTGAACATGAAAATGGGATAGAAGAAGAGATCCTCTCACGTGTTTATAGAACCATCCAACAATGGAATACACCAAATTTAAAGCGTGTTATAAATGCTACCGGTACGATATTACATACCAATTTAGGGCGTGCACGATTAAGTGAAGAAGCTGTGAAAAGAGTTGTGGAAGTCGCAAGTCACTATTCAAACTTAGAATATAATTTAGAACAGGGGACAAGAGGTTCAAGGCACGATATCGTTGAAGACTTGATTATGGAGTTAACGGGTGCTGAAGCGGCCATGGTTGTGAATAATAATGCTGCTGCAGTGTACATGATCTTAACAGCTTTCGCTAAAAATCAAAATGTGGTTGTATCAAGAGGAGAACTTGTTGAGATTGGTGGAAGTTTTCGCGTGTCATCGATCATGGAAGAGAGTGGGGCAGGACTAGTTGAAGTTGGTACCACGAATAAGACACATCTTTTTGATTATGAGAATGCAATTGATGAAGAGACCGCTATGCTAATGAAAGTACATACAAGTAATTTTAAAATTCTAGGCTTCACTCAGTCAGTGGATCGGGAGTCGTTAGTTCAACTCGCTCAAGAAAATGAGAAGCTGTATTATGAAGATTTAGGTAGTGGTGCGCTCCATGCTTTTCATGAAGAAGGTATAGGGGAAGAGCCAGTCGTTCGAAAAATTTTAAATGAGGGAGCTCACCTAGTTTCTTTTAGTGGTGATAAATTACTAGGGGGGCCACAGGCAGGTATCATTGCTGGGAAGAAATCATATATTGATCGCTTAAAAAAACATCAATTAGCTCGTGTACTTCGTGTAGATAAAATGACATTGGCAGCATTAGAGGGAACGTTTAAACAATATGCAAAGAGAGAAGAAAATCAGATACCTGTTATTCGTGACTTAAGAAAATCACAAGGAGATATTCAAGAACAAGCTCGACAGTTTATTGAACGTGTAGGAGAATTAGAACATTTTAAGTTAAGTGTCATCGATTCTGAAGCTCAAGTAGGAGGAGGCACAATGCCAGAAGTACTTATTCCTTCCGCAGGAGTTGCTTTAACAGAGAAATCTGTCAGTGCTGAAAAGATTGAACAAAAGCTTAGGAAGCATGAACCAAGTGTGATCACGCGATACTACAATGAACAGCTTTTCATCGATTTTCGAACACTGACAGAGGAAGAACAATCAGAATTGGTTTACATTGTTAAGTCGATTGACCAACAATTACAAATCGTGTGA
- the selD gene encoding selenide, water dikinase SelD: MTQEEKIRLTTLSTKAGUGCKLGPDDLTQVLRHVENSKQDSNLLVGHDTSDDAGVYRLTDELAMIQTLDYFTPIVDDPYMFGQISAANALSDVYAMGGEVKTALNIVGYPIKKLGPELLGQILQGAQDKVHEAGGVIVGGHSIDDQEPKFGLSVTGLVHPERIYTNAGAQTGDVLVLTKPIGVGIQTTGIKREKLTKGQINDVSIVMSELNQKASEALHDFEVHAVTDVTGFGLLGHGSEIARASDVSLHFHYQDIPVLPGTKELAKDGVIPGGSKKNHTWLKEDVIYDDSLTDIDQLILCDAITSGGLLVSMPEEEAKQYIQKLKNEEIREATIIGKVVEKQDKLIYVD; encoded by the coding sequence ATGACACAAGAAGAAAAAATCCGTCTAACAACATTGTCTACAAAAGCTGGTTGAGGATGCAAATTAGGTCCTGATGACCTGACGCAAGTTTTGCGTCACGTAGAAAATAGTAAACAAGACTCCAATTTATTAGTAGGTCACGACACCTCTGATGATGCTGGTGTATATCGATTAACAGATGAGTTAGCGATGATTCAAACACTTGATTATTTTACACCGATTGTGGATGACCCATACATGTTCGGTCAAATATCAGCGGCAAATGCCCTCAGTGATGTGTATGCTATGGGCGGAGAAGTCAAAACAGCACTAAATATAGTAGGTTACCCAATAAAAAAATTGGGCCCAGAATTGTTAGGACAAATTCTTCAAGGTGCACAGGATAAAGTTCATGAAGCTGGTGGGGTTATTGTCGGTGGACATTCTATCGATGACCAAGAGCCTAAATTCGGTTTATCTGTTACTGGGCTTGTTCACCCTGAACGTATATATACAAATGCAGGTGCACAGACAGGGGATGTACTGGTTTTAACAAAGCCAATAGGCGTTGGCATCCAAACTACCGGAATTAAGCGTGAGAAGCTCACTAAGGGGCAAATCAACGACGTGTCTATTGTTATGTCCGAATTAAACCAAAAAGCATCTGAAGCTCTTCATGACTTTGAGGTTCATGCAGTAACAGACGTAACTGGTTTTGGTTTATTAGGTCACGGTAGTGAAATTGCCCGAGCAAGTGATGTGTCTCTTCATTTTCATTATCAAGATATCCCAGTACTTCCTGGTACTAAGGAACTTGCTAAAGATGGTGTCATCCCCGGTGGATCAAAGAAAAATCACACCTGGTTAAAAGAAGATGTAATCTATGATGACTCTTTAACGGATATCGATCAATTGATTCTTTGTGATGCGATTACTTCAGGAGGTTTACTCGTTTCAATGCCTGAAGAGGAAGCTAAACAATATATTCAAAAGCTAAAAAATGAGGAAATTCGTGAGGCTACGATTATTGGGAAAGTAGTTGAAAAGCAAGACAAGCTTATTTATGTTGATTAA
- the selB gene encoding selenocysteine-specific translation elongation factor, with protein MDQKYFTIGMAGHIDHGKTSLTKALTKIDTDRLKEEKERSISIELGFAPLKLPNSTLNVSIVDVPGHEKFIRQMIAGVAGIDLVLVTVAADEGVMPQTKEHMDILNLLEVHQAIIVITKIDRVDEEMLELVKDDIDHHIQKTSFATAPIVQVDSISEKGLDELKIHIEEFLLSLQPRNESGAFRLPIDQVFTVKGQGTVIRGTVYDGTVEEEETLKVLPLGHACRARQIQVHNREVIKARAGQRTAINLGGVENDELKRGDVLVRDDTYPVTNTIDVTLHFIGNLSSSLKQRGQVKLHIGTSEVMGRIVFFDRNEIIHNPGEIVCQIRLEEPIVTQRGDRFIIRRPSPVETIGGGWILDPHGEKYRFGQETISMLEKKREGTPEERIEDVLEEAHWLTIEQLKDQTGLQHDELEGCLQAMLEDNIVYFSPYYSLKRIMQKVESNVTTYLHQFHEEFPMRNGANKPDVMNVAGVNSKLFDRLLEQWEQARLIQKDGRFIALHSFTPHIPQKWEKRIQNALDSLKQDGLKPNPFEEYLNQEGVPKDINDELEGFLIEQSIVVRLDDKHLLDLKVLDRAIETLKNNTNQSFSLKEAKDVWGVSRKYLIPLLEVIDEKAITKRVNDKREWL; from the coding sequence ATGGATCAGAAATACTTTACAATCGGTATGGCAGGGCATATTGATCATGGTAAAACATCATTAACAAAAGCCTTAACGAAAATTGATACAGATCGGCTAAAAGAAGAAAAGGAACGAAGTATATCAATTGAGTTAGGGTTTGCGCCTTTAAAGCTACCAAATAGCACGTTAAATGTATCGATAGTAGACGTACCTGGTCATGAAAAGTTTATTCGACAAATGATTGCTGGTGTAGCTGGGATTGATTTGGTACTTGTTACAGTTGCTGCTGACGAAGGTGTGATGCCACAAACGAAAGAACATATGGACATATTAAACTTATTAGAAGTTCATCAAGCCATTATCGTGATAACCAAAATAGATCGAGTAGATGAAGAAATGTTGGAATTGGTGAAAGATGATATTGATCACCACATTCAAAAAACGTCTTTTGCAACTGCACCTATCGTACAAGTAGATAGTATCTCTGAAAAAGGACTAGATGAGCTTAAAATTCATATCGAAGAGTTTTTACTAAGCTTACAACCTAGAAATGAAAGTGGAGCATTTAGATTGCCAATTGATCAGGTTTTTACTGTAAAAGGACAAGGTACTGTTATTCGTGGGACCGTCTATGATGGTACTGTAGAAGAGGAAGAAACATTAAAAGTGCTTCCATTAGGGCATGCATGTCGAGCCAGACAAATTCAAGTACATAATAGAGAAGTAATAAAAGCTCGTGCTGGACAGCGGACAGCAATTAACTTGGGTGGAGTTGAAAATGATGAGCTTAAAAGGGGAGATGTACTCGTCCGAGATGATACCTATCCAGTAACAAACACGATTGATGTGACACTTCATTTTATTGGAAACTTATCTTCTTCACTAAAACAACGTGGCCAAGTTAAACTACACATAGGGACGAGCGAGGTTATGGGGCGTATCGTATTTTTTGATCGTAACGAGATTATCCATAATCCAGGAGAGATCGTATGCCAGATTCGTTTGGAAGAACCGATCGTTACTCAACGAGGAGACCGGTTTATTATTAGAAGACCAAGTCCTGTAGAGACAATTGGTGGAGGGTGGATACTGGATCCTCACGGAGAAAAGTACAGATTCGGACAAGAGACCATCTCCATGCTCGAAAAGAAACGGGAAGGCACACCAGAAGAAAGAATAGAAGATGTTCTAGAAGAAGCACACTGGTTAACAATAGAGCAATTGAAGGATCAAACCGGTTTGCAGCATGATGAGTTAGAAGGATGTTTACAAGCTATGTTGGAAGATAACATTGTTTATTTTTCTCCTTATTATAGCCTGAAGCGGATCATGCAAAAGGTTGAATCAAATGTAACAACATATCTTCATCAGTTTCATGAGGAATTTCCGATGAGAAACGGAGCTAACAAGCCTGATGTTATGAATGTAGCTGGTGTTAATTCTAAATTATTTGATAGGTTATTAGAACAATGGGAGCAAGCACGGCTTATCCAGAAAGATGGTCGTTTTATAGCGCTTCATTCTTTTACCCCTCATATACCGCAAAAGTGGGAAAAGAGGATACAGAATGCGCTTGATTCCCTTAAACAGGATGGATTGAAGCCGAATCCATTTGAGGAATATTTGAATCAAGAAGGCGTTCCAAAAGATATAAATGATGAGCTAGAAGGATTCCTTATAGAGCAAAGTATAGTCGTTCGTTTAGATGACAAGCACCTGCTAGATTTAAAAGTGTTGGATCGTGCCATCGAGACCCTAAAAAATAACACAAATCAATCTTTCAGTTTGAAAGAAGCAAAAGATGTCTGGGGCGTATCAAGAAAATATTTAATACCACTTTTAGAAGTAATAGATGAAAAAGCAATAACAAAACGAGTAAATGACAAGAGAGAATGGCTCTAA